The region TTCTATTATCGTATTGTTATTTGGGTCTAGTAATATAATAAAGTCTAGATATCTTTTTTTTATTTTTATTTTACTCAGTTTGATTGGTAAAGTAGCGACTTGATTAGTTGCATAAGCGATACATTCTTTATTAAAAGGACATATCGAACAGTTTGGGCTCTTAGGTGTACATTGTGTAGCCCCGAAGTCCATTATGGCTTGGTTAAAGGTAGCAGGGTCATGCTGTGGGATTAGCGTAGCTGCTAGTGCTTGAAATTCTTTTTTAGTAGTATTGGTAGAAATATCAGATGTAATCCCATAGACTCTAGATAGAACTCTAAATACATTTCCATCTACTACAGGTACAACTTCGTTAAAAGCTATTGATGCAATTGCCGCAGCAGTATATTCACCAACACCTTTAAGTGTAAGTAAGTCTTTATAATTGTTAGGGAAGATGCTATTTAAGTCATTAGCGACTTTTTTTGCAGTAGTATGTAAGTTTCTAGCTCTGCTGTAATAACCTAAGCCTTGCCATAATCTCATTACATCATCTTCTGGTGCATGAGCTAGATCA is a window of Myroides oncorhynchi DNA encoding:
- the mutY gene encoding A/G-specific adenine glycosylase; its protein translation is MIFSNKLITWYLENKRFLPWRETKNPYAIWLSEIILQQTRVAQGLPYFEAFLNTYPTVSDLAHAPEDDVMRLWQGLGYYSRARNLHTTAKKVANDLNSIFPNNYKDLLTLKGVGEYTAAAIASIAFNEVVPVVDGNVFRVLSRVYGITSDISTNTTKKEFQALAATLIPQHDPATFNQAIMDFGATQCTPKSPNCSICPFNKECIAYATNQVATLPIKLSKIKIKKRYLDFIILLDPNNNTIIEQRTAKDIWQQLYQFPVIDNFKNNAENISSELKEKYASTLDITEINLLTETPIIHQLSHQKLHINFWGVSVKEINNNRIAWEDLNKFGFPIVIHNFIKSLDLKTLTY